The following are encoded together in the Azospirillum lipoferum 4B genome:
- a CDS encoding diguanylate cyclase domain-containing protein: MAESRPKILVVDDIPSNVHVLSRILKDDYDIYFATDGDKALDLVQARMPDLVLLDIMMPGMDGFEVCRRIKADPATHDIPVIFISAKSEVEDETRGLEVGAIDFITKPISPPIVKARVRNHLLLKRQTDLLRSLSFLDGLTGIANRRRFDEAMTREWRRCARSHQPLSLIILDVDHFKAYNDQYGHQVGDECLRVVAEVLSDRARRPSDLVARYGGEEFVCLLPETDGPGATRVAEGFRAGVAERRIPHAQSPVAPYVTISLGVATVIPSAAGSPERLAEMADQLLYRAKRAGRNRVQDATVPVL; encoded by the coding sequence ATGGCCGAATCCCGCCCGAAGATACTGGTGGTCGACGACATCCCGTCCAACGTCCATGTGCTCAGCCGCATCCTGAAGGACGATTACGACATCTATTTCGCCACCGACGGCGACAAGGCGCTGGATCTCGTCCAGGCGCGTATGCCCGACCTTGTCCTGCTGGACATCATGATGCCGGGGATGGACGGCTTCGAGGTGTGCCGCCGCATCAAGGCCGACCCGGCCACCCACGACATCCCCGTCATCTTCATCTCCGCCAAGAGCGAGGTGGAGGACGAGACCCGCGGGCTGGAGGTCGGGGCCATCGACTTCATAACCAAGCCGATCAGCCCGCCCATCGTGAAGGCGCGGGTGCGCAACCACCTGCTGCTGAAACGCCAGACCGATCTGCTGCGCAGCCTGTCCTTCCTGGACGGGCTGACCGGCATCGCCAACCGCCGGCGCTTCGACGAAGCGATGACCCGCGAATGGCGGCGCTGCGCCCGTTCGCACCAGCCGCTGTCGCTCATCATCCTCGATGTCGATCATTTCAAGGCCTACAACGACCAGTACGGCCATCAGGTCGGCGACGAATGCCTGCGCGTGGTGGCCGAGGTGCTGTCGGACCGGGCGAGGCGGCCGAGCGACCTCGTCGCCCGCTATGGCGGAGAGGAGTTCGTCTGCCTGCTGCCGGAGACCGACGGTCCCGGCGCCACCCGCGTCGCCGAAGGCTTCCGGGCCGGGGTGGCCGAACGGCGCATCCCGCATGCCCAGTCGCCCGTCGCCCCCTATGTCACCATCAGCCTCGGCGTCGCCACGGTGATTCCGTCCGCCGCCGGCAGCCCGGAACGGCTGGCGGAGATGGCCGACCAGCTGCTCTATCGTGCCAAGCGCGCCGGCCGCAACCGCGTGCAGGACGCCACGGTGCCGGTGCTGTGA
- a CDS encoding ATP-dependent DNA helicase, giving the protein MDLTADPTPMHSLDDAPAMVAGARRVVSLTLDGEVEELSLAAAASKVRRQPPLVCHARAFARRLGIDGFPAFDVLELFAFVHPARFCVPTPRGIAEALDLPTPEGHEAEALALQRAVRRLLGDLGAPLTPGGREESSDPVAFAWEMGRAGWPWAAAVLAALGKPDGPEKGAARSGLRVWTRIKEWEEGAPPPPPAQNPVDPEEARRRLAAMLSANVLGKVAEPRPQQADYSSAVSAAFAPRQLPDTPNVVLAEAGTGVGKTLGYLAPATVWAEKNGGTVWISTYTRNLQHQIDAELDRLYADPATKARKVVLRKGRENYLCLLNLEEAVRAMPFQPHNAIGVGLMARWAAATRDGDMTGGDFPGWLVDIAGRGPTMGLADRRGECIYSACDHYARCYIEKSVRRARRADIVIANHALVMVQAALGGGEEPTLPSRYVFDEGHHVFDAADSAFAGHLTGRETQELRRWLLGAEETGRSRARGLKRRLEDIVANDEEALRHLDDILMGARVLPGDGWSARLAADNPQGPTERFLLLARQQVYARTAGQGGPYSLEADKAYPVDGLLEAAAELEQALVRLSEPVEALARRLAQRLEDESAELDSDQRRRIDALSRSLHRRGTLTVEAWRAMLRTLPTETPSHFVDWFAVERIDGRDVDVGLYRHWVDPTVPFAEALAGPAHGLVVTSATLTDGTGDVGQDWRAAEDRCGASHLPAPAIRAQVPSPFDYPNRTRVFVVNDVRKDDLGQVSAAYKSLFLAAGGGGLGLFTAISRLRAVRDRIAEPLDQVGIPLYAQHVDPLDVSTLIDIFRNEEHACLLGTDAVRDGVDVPGRSLRLIVFDRVPWPRPDILHRARRDAFGRRRYEDMITRLRLKQAFGRLVRRADDTGVFVLLDSMMPSRLAGAFPEGVEMRRVGLKQAVEETAEFLRGW; this is encoded by the coding sequence ATGGACCTGACCGCCGACCCCACCCCGATGCACAGCCTGGACGACGCGCCCGCCATGGTGGCCGGCGCGCGCCGCGTCGTGTCGCTGACGCTCGACGGCGAGGTGGAGGAGCTGTCGCTGGCCGCAGCCGCCTCGAAGGTGCGCCGCCAGCCGCCGCTGGTCTGCCATGCCCGCGCCTTCGCCCGCCGGCTGGGCATCGACGGCTTCCCGGCCTTCGACGTGCTGGAGCTGTTCGCCTTCGTCCATCCCGCCCGCTTCTGCGTCCCCACCCCGCGCGGCATCGCCGAGGCGCTCGACCTGCCCACACCGGAGGGCCACGAGGCGGAGGCGCTGGCGCTCCAGCGCGCCGTGCGCCGCCTGCTGGGCGATCTCGGCGCCCCCCTGACTCCTGGGGGGCGGGAGGAGTCCTCCGACCCCGTCGCCTTCGCCTGGGAGATGGGGCGCGCCGGTTGGCCCTGGGCAGCGGCGGTTCTGGCCGCGCTCGGCAAGCCCGACGGGCCGGAGAAGGGTGCCGCCCGCTCCGGCCTGCGCGTCTGGACCCGCATCAAGGAGTGGGAGGAGGGCGCGCCGCCGCCGCCGCCCGCGCAGAACCCGGTGGACCCGGAGGAGGCGCGCCGCCGCCTCGCCGCCATGCTGTCGGCCAATGTGCTGGGCAAGGTGGCGGAGCCGCGGCCGCAGCAGGCCGATTACTCCAGCGCGGTGTCCGCCGCCTTCGCCCCGCGCCAGCTGCCGGACACCCCCAATGTCGTGCTGGCGGAGGCCGGGACCGGCGTCGGCAAGACTCTCGGTTATCTGGCGCCGGCCACGGTGTGGGCGGAGAAGAATGGCGGCACCGTGTGGATTTCCACCTACACCCGCAACCTCCAGCACCAGATCGACGCCGAGCTGGACCGGCTCTATGCCGACCCGGCGACCAAGGCGCGCAAGGTGGTGCTGCGCAAGGGGCGCGAGAACTACCTGTGCCTGCTGAACCTGGAAGAGGCGGTGCGCGCCATGCCCTTCCAGCCGCACAACGCCATCGGTGTCGGGCTGATGGCGCGCTGGGCGGCGGCGACGCGCGACGGCGACATGACCGGCGGCGACTTTCCCGGCTGGCTGGTCGACATCGCCGGGCGCGGGCCGACCATGGGGCTGGCCGACCGCCGCGGCGAGTGCATCTATTCCGCCTGCGACCATTACGCCCGCTGCTACATCGAGAAGAGCGTGCGCCGCGCCCGCCGCGCCGACATCGTCATCGCCAACCACGCGCTGGTGATGGTGCAGGCGGCGCTTGGCGGCGGCGAGGAGCCGACGCTGCCCAGCCGCTATGTCTTCGACGAGGGCCACCATGTCTTCGACGCCGCCGACAGCGCCTTCGCAGGGCACCTGACCGGACGCGAGACGCAGGAGCTGCGCCGTTGGCTGCTGGGAGCCGAGGAGACCGGCCGCAGCCGCGCCCGCGGCCTGAAGCGCCGGCTGGAGGACATTGTCGCCAACGACGAAGAGGCACTGCGCCACCTCGACGACATCCTGATGGGTGCCCGCGTCCTGCCCGGCGACGGCTGGTCGGCGCGGCTGGCCGCCGACAACCCGCAGGGGCCGACCGAGCGCTTTCTGCTGCTGGCCCGTCAGCAGGTGTATGCCCGCACCGCCGGACAGGGCGGCCCCTACAGCCTGGAGGCCGACAAGGCCTATCCGGTCGACGGGCTGCTGGAAGCGGCGGCGGAGCTGGAGCAGGCGCTGGTCCGCCTGTCCGAACCGGTGGAGGCGCTGGCCCGCCGGCTGGCGCAGCGGCTTGAGGACGAGAGCGCCGAACTGGATTCCGACCAGCGCCGCCGCATCGATGCGCTGTCGCGAAGCCTGCACCGCCGCGGCACCCTGACGGTGGAGGCGTGGCGCGCCATGCTGCGCACCCTGCCGACCGAGACGCCGTCGCACTTCGTCGACTGGTTCGCGGTGGAGCGGATCGACGGCCGCGACGTCGATGTCGGGCTGTACCGCCATTGGGTCGATCCGACGGTTCCGTTTGCAGAGGCGCTGGCCGGTCCCGCCCATGGGCTGGTGGTGACCAGCGCCACGCTGACCGACGGCACCGGCGATGTCGGGCAGGACTGGCGCGCCGCGGAGGACCGCTGCGGCGCCAGCCATCTGCCGGCCCCGGCGATCCGCGCCCAGGTGCCTTCCCCCTTCGACTACCCGAACCGCACCCGCGTCTTCGTGGTCAACGACGTGCGCAAGGACGATCTGGGGCAGGTCTCGGCGGCCTACAAATCGCTGTTCCTGGCGGCGGGCGGGGGAGGGCTCGGCCTGTTCACTGCGATCAGCCGCCTGCGCGCCGTGCGCGACCGCATCGCGGAGCCGCTGGATCAGGTGGGCATCCCACTCTATGCCCAGCATGTCGATCCGCTCGACGTCTCCACCCTGATCGACATCTTCCGCAACGAGGAGCATGCCTGCCTGCTCGGCACCGACGCGGTGCGCGACGGGGTGGACGTGCCGGGCCGCTCGCTGCGGCTCATCGTCTTCGACCGCGTGCCCTGGCCGCGTCCCGACATCCTCCACCGCGCCCGCCGCGATGCCTTCGGCCGCCGGCGCTACGAGGACATGATCACGCGGCTGCGCCTGAAGCAGGCCTTCGGCCGGCTGGTCCGCCGTGCCGACGACACCGGCGTCTTCGTCCTGCTCGACTCCATGATGCCGAGCAGGCTGGCCGGCGCCTTCCCGGAGGGGGTGGAGATGCGCCGGGTCGGGCTGAAGCAGGCGGTGGAGGAGACGGCGGAGTTCCTGCGGGGCTGGTGA
- a CDS encoding sigma-70 family RNA polymerase sigma factor, translating into MQDQHTPAADMAPSLEDLLVAVGRERDRQAFGVLFGHFAPRLKTYLRRLGCDSAAAEELVQEVMLLVWRRAETYDPIHASAGTWVFTIARNKRIDVLRREQRPEIDPDDPALVPEPQEAADRRIEAKESNGRLRAALKDLPPEQAELLRMAYFEDKPHSVISAEHGIPLGTVKSRLRLAMERLRRSLRDVG; encoded by the coding sequence ATGCAGGACCAGCACACCCCCGCGGCCGACATGGCCCCCAGTCTGGAAGATCTGCTCGTCGCCGTCGGGCGCGAGCGGGACCGTCAGGCGTTCGGGGTCCTGTTCGGCCACTTCGCGCCACGGCTGAAGACGTATCTGCGCCGTTTGGGATGCGATTCCGCCGCCGCGGAAGAGCTTGTTCAGGAGGTCATGCTGTTGGTCTGGCGTCGTGCCGAAACCTATGATCCGATCCACGCCTCGGCCGGCACCTGGGTGTTCACCATCGCGCGCAACAAGCGAATCGATGTGTTGCGCCGCGAACAGCGGCCGGAGATCGATCCCGACGATCCGGCCCTGGTCCCCGAACCCCAGGAGGCCGCCGACCGCCGGATCGAGGCGAAGGAGAGCAACGGCCGCCTGCGCGCCGCGCTGAAGGACCTGCCGCCCGAACAGGCCGAACTGCTGCGCATGGCCTATTTCGAGGACAAGCCGCACAGCGTCATCTCCGCGGAGCACGGCATCCCGCTGGGCACGGTGAAATCGCGCCTGCGTCTGGCGATGGAACGCCTGCGCCGGTCGCTGAGGGATGTGGGATGA
- a CDS encoding molybdopterin biosynthesis protein — protein MHSSDRSREDIRRFVAQAARQDQFLEVVSGEEARARFHRHLDLSPRGEERVPLSASLGRVLSADVVAEVDVPGFDRSVVDGFAVRAADTVGAAEDSPVALRLNDEVLAAGHAPELTVEPGTATVIATGGMLPRGADAVVMVETTEAVERPDGLFVTLTRPATPGAFVAAAGSDIGRGEVVLRKGQALTSREIGVLAAIGLAEVAVVRRPRVAILSTGDEIVAPGQPIRTGAVYDSNGAILAAAVTELGAEPVPLGIAPDEDEALERLVARGLQCDALLLSGGTSKGAGDRSHRIVAQLKDPGIVAHGVALKPGKPLCLAVTGGKPVVILPGFPTSAMFTFHSFVAPVIRAMAGLPPATAEEVPATLPVRLGSERGRTEYVMVSLVHGADGDALAAYPLSKGSGAVTAFSHADGFLAIDAQAEAVEAGTPVSVQLLGRSVVPADLIVVGSQCIGLNAVLGGLIGEGMTVKALNVGSMGGLAAARRGECDIAPVHLMDPATGTYNTPFLAPGLELVTGYRRMQGIVFRRGDPRFEGRAAAEAVAAVAGLADCILINRNAGSGTRILTDRLLGPARPTGYWTQAKSHNAVAVAVAQNRADWGVAIGTAADLYGLGFLPLQEEHYDFIVPAARRDRPAVRRFVEALETPEVAKALRAMGFIR, from the coding sequence GTGCACAGTTCCGACCGCAGCCGCGAGGACATCCGCCGTTTCGTCGCCCAGGCCGCCCGCCAGGACCAGTTCCTGGAGGTGGTGAGCGGAGAGGAGGCGCGCGCCCGCTTCCATCGCCATCTCGACCTGTCCCCGCGGGGGGAGGAGCGGGTACCGCTGTCCGCATCCCTCGGCCGCGTGCTGTCCGCCGATGTGGTGGCGGAGGTGGACGTTCCCGGCTTCGACCGTTCGGTGGTCGACGGCTTCGCCGTGCGTGCCGCCGATACGGTCGGTGCGGCGGAGGACAGCCCGGTCGCCCTGCGCCTGAACGACGAGGTGCTGGCCGCCGGCCATGCCCCCGAACTGACGGTGGAGCCCGGAACCGCGACGGTGATCGCCACCGGTGGCATGCTGCCGCGCGGCGCCGATGCGGTGGTGATGGTGGAGACGACGGAGGCGGTGGAGCGGCCCGACGGCCTGTTCGTCACGTTGACCCGGCCCGCCACCCCCGGCGCCTTCGTCGCTGCCGCCGGGTCCGACATCGGCCGGGGCGAGGTGGTGCTGCGCAAGGGCCAGGCCCTGACCTCACGCGAGATCGGCGTTCTCGCCGCCATCGGGCTGGCGGAGGTCGCGGTGGTGCGCCGGCCGCGCGTCGCCATCCTGTCCACCGGCGACGAGATCGTGGCGCCCGGCCAGCCGATCCGCACCGGCGCGGTCTATGACAGCAACGGCGCCATCCTGGCCGCCGCGGTGACCGAACTGGGGGCGGAGCCGGTGCCGCTGGGCATCGCCCCGGACGAGGACGAGGCGCTGGAGCGGCTGGTCGCCCGGGGGCTGCAATGCGACGCGCTGCTGCTGTCGGGCGGCACGTCGAAGGGGGCGGGCGACCGCTCCCACCGCATCGTGGCGCAGCTGAAGGATCCCGGCATCGTCGCCCATGGCGTGGCGCTGAAGCCCGGCAAGCCGCTGTGCCTCGCGGTGACCGGCGGCAAGCCGGTGGTGATCCTGCCGGGTTTCCCGACCTCGGCCATGTTCACCTTCCACAGCTTCGTGGCGCCGGTGATCCGCGCCATGGCCGGCCTGCCGCCCGCGACGGCGGAGGAGGTGCCGGCCACCCTGCCGGTGCGGCTTGGGTCGGAGCGCGGGCGCACCGAATATGTCATGGTCTCGCTGGTCCATGGCGCCGATGGGGACGCGCTGGCGGCCTATCCGCTGTCCAAGGGATCGGGCGCCGTCACCGCCTTCAGCCATGCCGACGGCTTCCTCGCCATCGACGCCCAGGCGGAGGCGGTGGAGGCCGGGACGCCGGTCTCGGTCCAGCTGCTCGGCCGGTCGGTGGTTCCGGCCGACCTGATCGTGGTCGGCAGCCAGTGCATCGGCCTCAACGCCGTGCTCGGCGGCCTGATCGGCGAGGGGATGACGGTGAAGGCGCTGAATGTCGGCTCGATGGGCGGGCTGGCGGCGGCGCGGCGCGGCGAGTGCGACATCGCGCCGGTCCATCTGATGGACCCCGCCACCGGCACCTACAACACGCCCTTCCTGGCGCCGGGGCTGGAGCTCGTCACCGGCTACCGCCGGATGCAGGGCATCGTCTTCCGCCGCGGCGATCCGCGTTTCGAGGGCAGGGCGGCGGCCGAGGCGGTGGCGGCGGTCGCCGGTCTCGCCGACTGCATCCTGATCAACCGCAATGCCGGCAGCGGCACCCGCATCCTGACCGACCGGCTGCTGGGGCCGGCGCGGCCGACCGGCTACTGGACGCAGGCCAAGTCGCACAATGCCGTCGCCGTCGCGGTGGCGCAGAACCGCGCCGACTGGGGTGTGGCCATCGGGACGGCCGCTGATCTCTACGGGCTGGGCTTCCTGCCGCTGCAGGAGGAGCATTACGACTTCATCGTCCCCGCCGCCCGCCGCGACCGTCCGGCTGTCCGCCGCTTCGTCGAGGCGCTGGAGACGCCGGAGGTGGCGAAGGCTCTGCGTGCCATGGGGTTCATCCGATAG
- the mtgA gene encoding monofunctional biosynthetic peptidoglycan transglycosylase codes for MRKLLRWASIGVAGLVAFTILWAALYRIVPPPATPLMLIRALGGSGLSRDWEPLERISPSLVEAVIASEDSNFCGHGGFDWAAIEGAFEDNEEGKRLRGGSTISQQTAKNAFLWPDRSWTRKGAEAWFTLLIEGLWTKRRILEVYLNIVEWDDGVYGAEAAARHHFGKSAAALTRREAALLAVVLPSPRNWSPTRPGPYVARRAGVIERRMAVVRRDGLADCAR; via the coding sequence ATGCGGAAGCTGCTGCGCTGGGCGTCGATCGGGGTGGCGGGTCTGGTGGCCTTCACCATCCTGTGGGCCGCGCTCTACCGGATCGTGCCGCCGCCGGCGACGCCGCTGATGCTGATCCGGGCGCTGGGCGGCTCCGGCCTGTCGCGTGACTGGGAACCGCTGGAGCGCATCTCACCCTCGCTGGTGGAGGCGGTGATCGCCTCGGAGGACAGCAATTTCTGCGGCCATGGCGGCTTCGACTGGGCCGCCATCGAGGGCGCCTTCGAGGACAACGAGGAGGGCAAGCGCCTGCGCGGCGGCAGCACCATCAGCCAGCAGACCGCCAAGAACGCCTTCCTCTGGCCCGACCGCAGCTGGACCCGCAAGGGGGCGGAGGCTTGGTTCACCCTTCTGATCGAAGGGCTGTGGACCAAGCGCCGCATCCTGGAGGTCTATCTGAACATCGTGGAGTGGGACGACGGCGTCTATGGCGCGGAGGCCGCGGCGCGGCATCATTTCGGCAAGTCCGCCGCGGCGCTGACCCGGCGCGAGGCGGCGCTGCTGGCCGTGGTGCTGCCCAGCCCGCGCAACTGGTCGCCCACCCGCCCCGGCCCCTATGTCGCCCGGCGGGCGGGGGTGATCGAGCGGCGGATGGCGGTGGTGCGCCGGGACGGGCTGGCCGACTGCGCGCGGTAG
- a CDS encoding molybdopterin-binding protein, with translation MTAPPFNDVRSRGFSRRSTLDAAWTWIDGRATPPSAPQSARPLPLADCAGLVLAEAVAALGDWPPADRAATDGYAVAAADTLGAGSYNPVPLAGAVAVVAGDPLPPGCDSVIPYESAQVAGPFVEAVDAVAPGSGVERRGAWMTAGSPLWPAGRRLRPADLGLLAAAGHRDLPVLPAPRVRILLAGGPKAGAPEQLGDMLAALVRRDGGDVEAVVLVPADMDALADGFTRPGADLILSAGRTGTGPDDVAPPALAKAGSLDLHGIAMRPGGSAGLGTSGGVPVLLVPGEPMAALAAYELLAGRAVRRAAGLPAGLPHATVRAVTARKLVSEIGCVDLHRVRLDDGGRVEPVGSPGWPGLAAAARADGFVLIGADSEGVPDGVAVTMYRFA, from the coding sequence GTGACCGCCCCGCCGTTCAATGATGTCCGCAGCCGCGGCTTCTCCCGCCGGTCGACCCTGGATGCCGCCTGGACCTGGATCGACGGCCGAGCCACCCCGCCGTCTGCCCCGCAATCCGCCCGGCCTTTGCCGCTGGCGGATTGCGCCGGTCTGGTGCTGGCGGAGGCGGTCGCGGCGCTGGGGGATTGGCCGCCGGCCGACCGGGCCGCGACGGACGGCTATGCCGTGGCGGCGGCCGATACGCTGGGTGCAGGATCCTACAATCCGGTGCCGCTGGCGGGCGCAGTTGCGGTGGTGGCCGGCGATCCGCTGCCGCCGGGCTGCGACTCGGTGATCCCCTATGAATCGGCGCAGGTCGCCGGCCCCTTCGTCGAGGCGGTCGATGCCGTGGCACCCGGCAGCGGGGTGGAGCGCCGGGGCGCCTGGATGACGGCCGGAAGCCCGCTGTGGCCGGCCGGCCGGCGCCTGCGCCCCGCCGACCTCGGCCTGCTCGCCGCCGCCGGGCACCGCGACCTGCCGGTCCTGCCGGCGCCGCGGGTGCGCATCCTTCTGGCCGGCGGTCCCAAGGCCGGCGCGCCGGAGCAGTTGGGCGACATGCTGGCCGCGCTGGTCCGGCGCGACGGCGGCGATGTCGAGGCGGTCGTTCTGGTGCCCGCCGACATGGACGCGCTGGCCGATGGCTTCACCCGGCCCGGCGCCGACCTGATCCTGTCGGCCGGACGCACCGGCACCGGCCCGGACGATGTGGCGCCTCCCGCCCTGGCGAAGGCCGGCAGCCTGGACCTTCACGGCATCGCCATGCGGCCGGGCGGCAGTGCCGGGCTGGGAACTTCAGGCGGCGTTCCCGTGCTGCTGGTTCCGGGCGAACCGATGGCGGCGCTGGCGGCTTACGAGCTGCTGGCCGGACGCGCGGTGCGACGTGCCGCCGGCTTGCCCGCCGGGCTGCCCCATGCCACGGTTCGGGCGGTGACCGCGCGCAAGCTGGTTTCGGAGATCGGCTGTGTCGACCTGCACCGGGTCCGGCTGGACGACGGGGGCAGGGTGGAGCCGGTGGGTTCGCCCGGCTGGCCGGGATTGGCGGCTGCGGCGCGGGCCGACGGTTTCGTCCTGATCGGGGCGGACAGCGAAGGCGTGCCGGACGGCGTGGCGGTCACCATGTATCGTTTCGCCTGA
- a CDS encoding ChrR family anti-sigma-E factor encodes MIRPSHHPGDTLLIDYAGGALCEGASLAVATHLAFCPACRHEVAEMEAIGGALLDELEPEPLSNGCLEALMARLDHERPAPCRPVPRPPAEQSRYPEPLRSYLRGRLGRDGRIAEEGWRFLQPGMRGLDLLSGPNGTTRLIRMKGGVGVPQHTHGGIELTVVLEGGFSDEFGAFLPGDLAIGDPSLVHRPVSDPEGCLCLATTIGGLRLTGPLGRLFNRFIKF; translated from the coding sequence ATGATTCGGCCGAGCCACCATCCGGGCGATACGCTGCTGATCGACTATGCCGGCGGCGCCCTGTGCGAAGGCGCCTCGCTGGCCGTGGCGACCCACCTGGCCTTCTGCCCCGCCTGCCGTCACGAGGTGGCGGAGATGGAGGCGATCGGCGGCGCCCTGCTCGACGAGCTGGAGCCGGAGCCGCTGTCCAACGGCTGCCTGGAAGCGCTGATGGCCCGCCTGGACCACGAGCGGCCGGCGCCTTGCCGCCCCGTGCCGAGGCCGCCGGCCGAGCAGTCGCGCTATCCGGAGCCGCTGCGCAGCTATCTGCGCGGTCGTCTCGGCCGCGACGGACGGATCGCGGAAGAGGGCTGGCGCTTTCTGCAGCCGGGGATGCGCGGCCTGGATCTGCTGTCCGGCCCGAACGGGACGACCCGGCTGATCCGCATGAAGGGCGGCGTCGGCGTGCCCCAGCACACCCATGGCGGCATCGAGTTGACCGTGGTGCTGGAAGGCGGCTTCTCCGACGAGTTCGGCGCCTTCCTGCCCGGCGACCTCGCCATCGGCGACCCGTCGCTGGTCCACCGGCCGGTGTCCGACCCGGAGGGCTGCCTGTGCCTCGCCACCACCATCGGCGGCCTGCGGCTGACCGGTCCGCTGGGGCGGCTGTTCAACCGCTTCATCAAGTTCTGA